The Mycolicibacterium parafortuitum nucleotide sequence TGACCCGGGGCGGTGTAGACGCGGTACATGTAATCGCCGAGTGGCACGTGCACCGCCGCCAGCGCGACGATGAGCGAGAGCACGAACAGTGTCCCCGCGACGTCGGCGCTCACTAGAACCTCTCCGGGAAGAACAGCGCCGCGAACAGGAACACGGCGATCAGGGCTGCCAGCGCGAGCCCGATCAGGTTCGGCGTCACAGGTTTTCCACCCACTTCTGGATGAGGCCGAACAGGGCGAAGATCGCCGCTGTCAGCACGAGGTAGATGACGGTCGTCACGTGGATCAGCTCTCCTGCGCTCATTGACACACCCGCCGGTGGTGGCGGGATGCGCAGGCCAACGTATGACCGGAAACAGGCGTGTGAGCAGGGCGTTGACGGTTTCTTGACGGTCGCCGGCACAGTTTTTACGGACCCCATGCGGGCGTCAGCGTGGCGTCAAAAGCTTGTAGGTGGCCGTGAAGGATCTGTATGGATCGACCCGCGTTGCCAGGGCACGCGCGTACACCGAATTCATGACGACTGTGGACGTTGCCCTGGCCCCCCGCCGGCTGGCGGCCTCGGTGCACGCGGTGCGCCGGATCCTGCCGATGGCGGGCTGCGCCATTCCGGCTGTGGCACTGCGTGATCCGATGGTGGCGGCGTGGGTGCGCGCGCACGGTCTTGCGGTGACCGCGTGCGGCCGCGAGGAACTGGAACTGGTGCGCGCGGCGGGGGTGCGCCCACTGCACGTCGTGCTGCGGTGCTGCCCGGTGTCGGAGACGATCCGCCGGGCGGCCGGGCTGGGTGTGGTGCGCTTCGTGGTGTCCAGCGACCGCCATGTCGATGCGCTGACCGCCTGCCCGCAGCCGTCGAAGTACGTCTACCTCGACGAGGCGGGACCGGCTGTGGCGGGGGAGCGACGCCTCGACATCGTCGGAATGCACTGCGACGTCGCCGATCCGGACGATCCGGAGCAGTGGGGGGTGG carries:
- a CDS encoding potassium-transporting ATPase subunit F: MGGKPVTPNLIGLALAALIAVFLFAALFFPERF
- a CDS encoding potassium-transporting ATPase, whose translation is MSAGELIHVTTVIYLVLTAAIFALFGLIQKWVENL